From Oryza brachyantha chromosome 9, ObraRS2, whole genome shotgun sequence, a single genomic window includes:
- the LOC102703612 gene encoding synaptotagmin-1-like, producing MGVVSTVLGFSGFGFGFSAGIVIGYYLFIYFQPTDVKDVKVRPLVEYESTSMDAILPEIPLWVKNPDYDRVDWLNRFLEMMWPYLNKAICRTAQDIAKPIIEENRQKYKLESIEFESLTLGSLPPTFQGMKVYVTEEQELIMEPSLKWAANPNVTVVVKAYGLKATVQIVDLQVFASPRITLKPLVPVFPCFAKILVSLMEKPHVDFGLKLLGADLMAIPGLYRFVQETIKKQVASMYLWPKTLEVPILDPSKASKKPVGILLVKVLRAQNLRKKDLLGKSDPYVKLKMSDDKLPSKKTTVKRSNLNPEWNEDFKFVVTDPETQALEINVFDWEQVGKHEKMGMNGILLKELPPDETKVITLNLLKTMDPNDVQNEKSRGQLTLEVTYKPFKEDDMEKDGVDSADAVEKAPDGTPAGGGLLFVVVHEAQDLEGKHHTNPYAKIIFKGEEKKTKVIKKNRDPRWEDEFEFVCEEPPVNDKLHVEVLSKAPKKGLIHGKETLGYIDISLADVISNKRINEKYHLIDSKNGQIQVEMQWRTS from the exons GATGTCAAAGTTCGCCCACTTGTGGAATATGAGTCAACATCAATGGACGCCATTCTTCCTGAAATTCCTTTGTGGGTCAAGAATCCTGACTATGATAGA GTCGATTGGCTGAATAGATTTTTGGAGATGATGTGGCCCTATCTCAACAAG GCGATCTGCAGAACTGCACAGGATATTGCAAAGCCAATCATTGAAGAGAACAGACAGAAGTATAAACTAGAATCTATTGAGTTCGAATCACTTACTTTGGGTAGCTTACCACCCACCTTTCAAG GAATGAAGGTGTATGTCACAGAAGAGCAAGAGTTGATAATGGAACCATCTCTTAAGTGGGCTGCAAATCCCAATGTCACTGTTGTTGTAAAGGCTTATGGGTTGAAAGCAACTGTCCag attgtAGATCTGCAAGTCTTTGCTTCACCTCGTATTACTCTGAAGCCATTGGTGCCTGTATTTCCTTGCTTTGCAAAAATTCTTGTTTCTCTCATGGAGAAG CCACATGTTGACTTTGGGCTGAAACTTCTTGGAGCAGATTTAATGGCTATTCCTGGTCTTTACAGATTTGTTCAG GAGACCATCAAAAAGCAAGTTGCGAGCATGTATCTCTGGCCAAAGACACTGGAAGTTCCTATATTGGATCCCTCAAA AGCTTCTAAGAAGCCTGTTGGAATTCTACTTGTGAAAGTTTTGAGAGCTCAAAATCTTCGAAAGAAGGATCTGTTGGGTAAATCAGACCCGTATGTGAAACTTAAGATGTCAGATGACAAGCTTCCATCCAAGAAAACAACAGTAAAGCGCAGCAATCTTAATCCAGAGTGGAATGAGGATTTCAAATTTGTTGTGACAGATCCTGAAACTCAGGCACTGGAAATTAATGTATTTGATTGGGAGCAG GTTGgcaaacatgaaaaaatggGCATGAACGGGATTCTGTTGAAAGAACTTCCCCCAGATGAGACTAAAGTCATAACTCTTAACTTGCTCAAGACGATGGACCCTAATGATGTACAAAATGAGAAGTCCCGTGGACAACTCACCTTGGAGGTGACATATAAGCCTTTCAAGGAAGATGATATGGAGAAAGATGGCGTTGACAGTGCTGATGCGGTCGAGAAAGCTCCTGATGGTACTCCAGCTGGTGGTGGATtgctttttgttgttgttcatGAAGCTCAAGATCTTGAAGGAAAGCACCACACAAACCCATATGCAAAGATAATTTTCAAAGgtgaagagaagaaaacaaag GTAATCAAGAAAAACAGGGATCCACGGTGGGAGGACGAATTCGAGTTTGTATGTGAGGAACCTCCTGTAAACGATAAACTACATGTTGAAGTTCTAAGTAAAGCTCCAAAGAAAGGTTTGATACATGGCAAG GAAACCTTGGGCTACATTGATATAAGCCTTGCAGATGTGATCAGCAACAAGCGTATCAATGAAAAGTACCACCTCATAGACTCCAAAAATGGTCAGATTCAAGTCGAGATGCAGTGGAGAACTTCATAG